The Kordia sp. SMS9 genome window below encodes:
- a CDS encoding RNA methyltransferase: MIDIDVVSHLESYLTERRKELFAKVLAQRTRHFTVAVEDVYQLHNTSAVLRSCDVFGVQDVHVIEERLGKKMDREIAMGAQKWVDIHRYNDTKSCIAHLKDQGYRIIATTPHEDSQYLQEFDITQKAAFFFGKEREGLSEEVLSEADEFLKIPMVGFTESLNISVSAAITIQHVTNKLRNSDIAWQLTAEETLEKRFDWCKKTIRSIDDILKRYYALHPK; this comes from the coding sequence ATGATTGATATAGATGTAGTAAGCCATTTAGAAAGCTATCTAACAGAACGAAGAAAAGAGTTGTTTGCTAAGGTTTTAGCCCAACGAACACGGCATTTTACAGTCGCTGTAGAAGATGTGTATCAACTGCACAATACAAGTGCTGTGTTGCGAAGTTGTGATGTTTTTGGCGTGCAAGATGTACATGTAATAGAAGAACGTTTAGGAAAAAAGATGGACAGGGAAATTGCGATGGGCGCACAAAAATGGGTAGATATTCACAGATATAATGATACTAAAAGCTGCATTGCACATTTAAAAGATCAAGGATATCGAATTATTGCGACGACTCCGCATGAAGATTCTCAATATTTACAAGAGTTTGATATTACGCAAAAAGCAGCTTTCTTTTTTGGAAAAGAACGCGAAGGTTTGAGCGAAGAAGTATTATCGGAAGCAGATGAATTTTTAAAAATTCCCATGGTAGGTTTTACGGAGAGTTTGAATATTTCGGTATCGGCAGCAATCACCATTCAACATGTAACAAACAAATTAAGAAACTCTGATATAGCTTGGCAATTGACAGCAGAAGAAACGCTAGAAAAACGTTTTGATTGGTGCAAAAAAACAATTCGTAGTATTGACGATATCTTGAAACGCTATTACGCGTTACATCCCAAATAA
- a CDS encoding DUF1801 domain-containing protein, which yields MKYVANSVEAYIDQLPEERKEVIAKLRTILQENLPEGFSEQVNYNMPSFVVSHAVYPGGYHCDPKLPLPFISYASQKNFVALYHMGIYANKELMDWFVAEYPKHCKYKLDMGKSCIRFKKMNDIPYELIAELAQKMSPSNWIDLYETNVMKK from the coding sequence ATGAAATACGTAGCAAATTCTGTAGAAGCTTATATTGATCAACTTCCGGAAGAACGCAAAGAAGTGATTGCAAAGTTAAGAACGATTCTACAGGAAAATTTGCCCGAAGGATTTTCTGAACAGGTAAATTACAACATGCCATCTTTTGTAGTTTCACATGCTGTGTATCCTGGCGGTTATCACTGCGATCCAAAATTGCCATTGCCTTTTATCAGTTATGCTTCACAGAAAAATTTTGTAGCCTTATACCACATGGGAATTTATGCTAATAAAGAATTGATGGACTGGTTTGTGGCAGAATATCCAAAACATTGCAAATACAAATTGGATATGGGGAAAAGCTGTATTCGTTTCAAAAAAATGAACGATATTCCGTATGAGTTGATTGCTGAACTAGCGCAAAAAATGTCGCCAAGCAACTGGATTGATTTGTACGAAACCAATGTTATGAAAAAATAG
- a CDS encoding non-canonical purine NTP diphosphatase: MKLVFATNNQNKVKEVQSLLPEIISVLSLKDIGCEEDIPETQPTIEGNAIQKAHYVKEHYGYDCFADDTGLEVTALNGEPGVFSARYAGPQRNADDNMNKLLQNLEDKEDRSAQFKTVVALILNGEQFTFTGICKGTIINDKRGDKGFGYDPIFMADGFTETFAQISLEEKNRVGHRGKAVKQLIAFLNKTT, encoded by the coding sequence ATGAAACTCGTATTTGCCACCAACAATCAAAATAAAGTCAAAGAAGTACAATCGTTATTGCCTGAAATAATTTCCGTTTTAAGTTTGAAAGATATTGGTTGCGAAGAAGACATTCCCGAAACGCAACCCACGATTGAAGGAAATGCCATTCAAAAAGCACACTATGTAAAAGAACATTACGGGTATGATTGCTTTGCCGATGATACAGGTTTGGAAGTAACTGCTTTAAATGGAGAACCTGGCGTTTTTTCCGCACGTTATGCAGGTCCGCAACGAAATGCAGATGATAATATGAACAAATTACTACAAAATTTGGAAGACAAAGAAGATCGTTCTGCACAGTTTAAAACGGTTGTTGCGTTGATTCTCAATGGTGAACAATTTACCTTCACGGGAATTTGTAAAGGAACGATTATCAATGATAAACGAGGCGACAAAGGTTTTGGCTACGATCCTATCTTTATGGCAGACGGATTTACAGAAACTTTCGCACAAATCTCACTCGAAGAAAAAAATCGCGTCGGACATCGTGGAAAAGCGGTGAAGCAATTGATTGCATTTTTAAACAAAACCACTTAA
- a CDS encoding alpha-amylase family glycosyl hydrolase, with protein sequence MKQLFVLLCIFSFLFGCKTKPSETAKKTTTEAHPFVWEAANVYFMLTDRFNDGNEANNLNYDRTKEPATLRGFMGGDMAGITQKIKEGYFDNLGVNAIWFSPVLEQIHDSTDEGTGNTYAFHGYWTKDWTQFDANFGTAADFAALMETAHEHGIRILMDVVMNHTGPVTEKDPVWDNNWVRTGPGCTYKDQDSAVSCTLVENLPDILTNSNEVVSLPTPLVEKWKAEGRYEAEMKELEDFFKKTGLEKTPKNYIIKWLTDYVREYGVDGYRVDTVKHVEEEAWNSLNAQAQIAFTDWKTANPDAVLDDTAFFMLGELYGYGIDNKRFYDFGDTKVDYYANGFDNLINFQFKYDARGDYESIFSKYDRILHTDLKGKSVMNYISSHDDGDPFDKARTKPYESATKLLLTPGISQIYYGDETKRPLIIEGTTGDATLRSFMNWDMMNDADTKKLLTHWQKLGQFRKVHPAIGAGTHKMISESPYIFSRTYNSDKVVVGLDLPKGKKEISVDKQFVDGETVTDHYSGKTATVSNGKVTIDSEFSIVLLHQ encoded by the coding sequence ATGAAGCAATTATTCGTCTTATTATGTATTTTCTCTTTCCTTTTTGGATGTAAAACAAAACCATCTGAAACTGCTAAAAAAACCACTACCGAAGCACACCCTTTTGTATGGGAAGCTGCCAATGTGTATTTTATGTTGACAGACCGTTTTAATGATGGAAATGAAGCAAACAATCTTAATTATGATCGTACCAAAGAACCAGCAACACTGCGCGGTTTTATGGGTGGCGATATGGCAGGAATTACACAAAAAATAAAAGAAGGATATTTTGACAATTTAGGCGTAAATGCAATATGGTTTTCACCTGTATTAGAGCAAATTCACGATAGTACAGATGAAGGCACAGGAAATACGTATGCGTTTCACGGGTATTGGACAAAAGATTGGACACAGTTTGATGCTAATTTTGGAACCGCAGCTGATTTTGCAGCATTGATGGAAACTGCACATGAACACGGAATCCGTATTTTAATGGATGTCGTAATGAATCATACAGGTCCCGTAACGGAAAAAGATCCTGTTTGGGATAATAATTGGGTGCGTACAGGTCCTGGATGTACCTATAAAGATCAAGATTCTGCCGTGAGTTGTACACTCGTAGAAAATCTTCCAGATATATTAACAAATAGTAACGAAGTGGTTTCTTTACCTACGCCATTAGTAGAAAAGTGGAAAGCAGAAGGTCGTTATGAAGCGGAGATGAAAGAATTAGAAGATTTTTTCAAGAAAACTGGCTTAGAAAAAACTCCAAAAAACTATATCATTAAATGGTTGACAGATTATGTACGCGAATATGGTGTGGATGGTTACAGAGTTGATACCGTAAAACATGTAGAAGAAGAAGCATGGAATTCTTTGAATGCGCAAGCACAGATAGCGTTTACAGATTGGAAAACGGCAAATCCTGATGCTGTATTGGATGATACTGCCTTTTTTATGTTGGGTGAATTGTATGGCTACGGAATTGATAACAAACGTTTTTATGATTTTGGCGATACAAAAGTAGATTATTATGCCAATGGGTTTGATAATTTGATCAATTTTCAATTTAAGTATGATGCGCGCGGAGATTATGAAAGTATCTTTTCAAAGTACGATCGCATTCTTCATACTGATCTAAAAGGAAAAAGTGTGATGAATTATATCAGTTCGCACGATGATGGCGATCCATTTGATAAAGCACGTACCAAACCGTATGAGTCTGCAACCAAGTTATTGCTGACGCCAGGAATTTCACAAATTTATTACGGAGACGAAACGAAACGTCCGCTAATCATTGAAGGAACAACTGGCGATGCAACTTTACGTTCGTTTATGAATTGGGACATGATGAACGATGCAGATACCAAAAAACTGCTCACACATTGGCAAAAACTAGGTCAGTTTAGAAAAGTACATCCAGCGATTGGTGCAGGAACACACAAAATGATTTCAGAAAGTCCATATATATTTTCTAGAACGTACAATAGCGATAAAGTTGTCGTAGGATTGGATCTCCCAAAAGGAAAAAAAGAAATTTCTGTAGACAAACAATTTGTAGATGGCGAAACAGTTACCGATCATTATTCTGGAAAAACGGCGACTGTTTCCAACGGAAAAGTAACGATTGATTCAGAGTTTTCGATTGTGTTATTGCATCAATAA
- a CDS encoding DEAD/DEAH box helicase, with the protein MTKFEELGLQDSLLRAIQDMGFETPSEVQEKAIPLLLNEETDIVALAQTGTGKTAAFGFPLIQKINADSRTTQGLILSPTRELCLQITNELKNYSKYENINVVAIYGGASITDQAKQVKKGAQIVVATPGRMQDMINRRMVDITKIEYCVLDEADEMLNMGFYEDITSILSHTPDDKNTWLFSATMPKEVSVIAKKFMHSPQEITVGSRNSGTDTVSHEFYAVSGRDRYLGLKRLADANPDIFSVVFCRTKRDTQSVAEKLIEDGYSAGALHGDLSQNQRDLVMKSFRTRQIQMLVATDVAARGIDVDDITHVINYQLPDEIETYTHRSGRTGRAGKTGVSMVIVTKSEMRKIKTIERKIQKKFEQKPIPTGMEICQVQLFHLANKIHNTESNEQVEEYLPKIMEIFEDTSKEELIKRMVSVEFNRFYNYYKNKRDLNQPKGNSEERSSRGSSNEHSTRYFINVGEKDGYDWMRLKDFLKETLSLGRDDVYKVDVKESFSFFNTDKEQREKVLAHFTDFKVDGRFVNVEESTNTGGGGGGGRRRDGGGGRRDGGGDRRRRRRSDNDGASNSGRRRRSDGGGGNERFRGRSRRK; encoded by the coding sequence ATGACAAAATTTGAAGAATTAGGTCTTCAAGATTCGCTATTGCGCGCAATTCAAGACATGGGCTTTGAAACGCCAAGTGAAGTTCAAGAGAAAGCAATTCCATTATTACTTAACGAAGAAACTGATATCGTGGCACTTGCCCAAACTGGGACAGGTAAAACAGCCGCTTTTGGTTTTCCTCTGATTCAAAAAATAAATGCAGACAGTCGCACCACGCAAGGACTGATTTTATCGCCTACGCGAGAATTGTGTTTGCAAATTACCAACGAATTAAAAAATTACTCCAAATACGAAAACATTAATGTAGTTGCCATTTATGGTGGTGCCAGCATTACTGATCAAGCAAAACAGGTGAAAAAAGGCGCACAAATTGTGGTTGCTACACCTGGCCGTATGCAAGATATGATCAACCGTCGTATGGTGGATATTACCAAAATAGAATATTGTGTGCTCGATGAAGCTGATGAAATGTTGAACATGGGATTCTATGAAGACATTACGTCCATCCTATCGCACACGCCAGACGATAAAAACACATGGTTATTCTCGGCTACGATGCCAAAAGAAGTATCGGTCATCGCGAAGAAATTCATGCACAGTCCACAAGAAATCACAGTAGGTTCGCGTAACTCTGGAACTGATACGGTAAGTCACGAATTCTATGCAGTTAGCGGACGTGATCGCTATTTAGGATTAAAGCGTTTAGCAGATGCAAATCCAGATATCTTTTCAGTAGTATTTTGTAGAACGAAACGCGATACCCAAAGTGTAGCTGAGAAACTCATTGAAGACGGATACAGCGCTGGCGCATTGCATGGCGATTTAAGTCAAAATCAACGTGATTTAGTGATGAAGTCCTTCCGAACACGTCAAATTCAAATGTTAGTGGCTACTGATGTGGCGGCGCGTGGAATTGATGTTGACGATATTACACACGTCATCAATTACCAATTACCTGATGAAATAGAAACCTACACACACCGAAGTGGTCGTACTGGTAGAGCTGGAAAAACAGGAGTTTCTATGGTCATTGTGACCAAAAGTGAAATGCGCAAAATCAAAACGATAGAGCGTAAAATTCAGAAGAAATTTGAACAAAAACCTATTCCAACAGGAATGGAAATCTGCCAAGTGCAATTATTTCACTTAGCCAATAAAATTCACAATACGGAATCTAACGAGCAAGTGGAAGAATACTTGCCAAAAATCATGGAAATCTTCGAAGATACTTCGAAAGAAGAATTGATCAAACGCATGGTTTCAGTAGAATTTAATCGCTTCTACAATTACTATAAAAATAAGCGTGATCTCAATCAGCCAAAAGGCAATAGTGAAGAACGTTCTTCTCGTGGATCAAGCAATGAACACAGTACACGTTACTTTATCAATGTTGGAGAAAAAGATGGATATGATTGGATGCGTTTAAAGGATTTCTTAAAAGAAACCCTGAGTTTAGGACGTGACGATGTCTACAAAGTGGATGTCAAAGAAAGTTTTTCATTCTTTAACACAGACAAAGAACAAAGAGAAAAAGTACTCGCACACTTTACTGATTTTAAAGTAGACGGACGTTTTGTCAATGTAGAAGAATCAACCAATACTGGTGGCGGTGGCGGTGGCGGTCGTCGTAGAGATGGCGGCGGTGGAAGACGCGACGGCGGTGGCGATCGTAGAAGAAGACGTAGAAGTGATAACGATGGAGCTTCTAACAGTGGAAGACGTCGCAGAAGTGATGGCGGAGGCGGAAACGAACGATTCCGTGGAAGATCAAGAAGAAAATAA
- a CDS encoding carboxypeptidase-like regulatory domain-containing protein, protein MKKVFTFLLLFLAITSLSAQETKKLYAKVVNDADDKPMKTVHVVNLTTIKGVITNEKGEFEITAKADDMLFFSFLGFKSIKVRVTNDMLKYKGSSTIRMTELAFALEKVVLTPYQLTGYLDIDAKNVPLRPNYRYRIAGLSTGYEAGEKAPGAISSVLGAIFNPADFLQNLFGKKPRQMRKLRQMKEDDKIRDLLASKFDRQMLRELLQVERVDIDEILSLCNYSKTFITNANDLQVLDAINDCYEEYKVLSRQKKK, encoded by the coding sequence ATGAAAAAAGTATTTACTTTTCTACTTTTATTTTTAGCTATTACCTCACTTTCCGCTCAAGAAACGAAAAAGTTGTATGCTAAAGTTGTCAACGATGCCGACGATAAACCGATGAAAACGGTGCATGTCGTGAATTTGACAACAATTAAAGGTGTAATTACCAATGAAAAGGGAGAATTTGAAATTACAGCGAAGGCAGATGACATGCTATTCTTTTCTTTTTTAGGGTTTAAATCGATCAAAGTTCGTGTTACCAATGACATGTTAAAATACAAAGGTTCTTCTACCATTAGAATGACCGAATTGGCGTTTGCGCTTGAAAAAGTCGTGTTAACGCCTTATCAACTTACAGGATATTTAGATATTGATGCTAAAAATGTGCCGCTTCGTCCTAATTATCGCTATCGTATTGCAGGACTCTCTACAGGGTATGAAGCTGGAGAAAAAGCACCTGGCGCCATTTCTTCTGTACTAGGAGCAATCTTTAATCCTGCTGATTTCTTACAGAATCTTTTCGGGAAAAAACCGCGACAAATGCGCAAATTGCGCCAAATGAAAGAAGATGATAAAATTAGAGACTTATTAGCTTCTAAATTTGACCGACAAATGCTGCGCGAATTACTGCAAGTTGAACGTGTGGATATTGACGAAATTTTATCGCTCTGTAATTATTCCAAAACATTTATCACCAACGCTAACGATCTTCAAGTATTGGATGCAATTAATGATTGCTATGAAGAATATAAAGTGTTGAGTAGACAAAAGAAAAAGTAA
- a CDS encoding chalcone isomerase family protein produces the protein MKKTIYAFIAFLIVGISAVSAQHEVGAATLPNTVTFEGQELIYNGAGIRKKAWFKLYSGGLYLKQKSGNAYDIRTADESMAIKLHITSGMISSKKMINAVDEGFEKSTKGKTAPIATKIETFKNFFSDEINDGDIFDIAYIKDKGVIVYKNGTEKGVIPGFEFKKALFGIWLGTKPADKRLKSGMLGNE, from the coding sequence ATGAAAAAGACAATTTATGCGTTCATCGCTTTTTTAATCGTAGGAATCAGTGCGGTAAGTGCACAACATGAAGTCGGAGCAGCAACCTTGCCAAACACGGTTACGTTTGAAGGTCAAGAATTGATATACAACGGCGCTGGTATACGTAAAAAAGCATGGTTTAAGCTGTATTCTGGCGGATTGTACCTGAAACAAAAATCAGGGAATGCGTATGACATCAGAACAGCTGATGAGTCAATGGCGATTAAATTACACATCACTTCCGGTATGATTTCTAGTAAGAAAATGATCAATGCCGTAGATGAAGGTTTTGAAAAATCTACAAAAGGAAAAACAGCGCCTATCGCAACTAAAATTGAAACGTTCAAGAACTTTTTTAGTGATGAAATTAACGACGGCGATATTTTTGACATTGCATACATCAAAGATAAAGGTGTAATTGTGTATAAAAATGGTACTGAAAAAGGCGTAATTCCTGGATTCGAATTCAAAAAAGCATTGTTCGGAATTTGGTTAGGAACAAAACCAGCCGACAAACGCTTGAAAAGCGGAATGTTAGGAAACGAATAA
- the rlmH gene encoding 23S rRNA (pseudouridine(1915)-N(3))-methyltransferase RlmH — protein MNIKLLAIGRTDDKQLQQLIDQYVKRLSHYIKFDLEIIPDLKNTKNLSEAQQKEKEGELILKKLAPTDVLVLLDENGKQFSSVEFSNYLQKRMNSGIKTLVFVIGGPYGFSENIYAKAQGKISLSKMTFSHQMVRLFVVEQLYRAFTILRNEPYHHR, from the coding sequence ATGAATATAAAATTGCTCGCTATTGGACGAACGGATGATAAACAATTGCAACAATTGATTGATCAATATGTGAAACGTTTGTCGCACTACATCAAATTTGACTTGGAAATTATTCCCGATCTAAAAAACACGAAGAATTTAAGCGAAGCGCAGCAAAAAGAAAAAGAAGGCGAATTGATCTTAAAAAAACTCGCTCCAACAGATGTTTTGGTATTGTTAGATGAGAACGGAAAGCAGTTTTCTTCTGTAGAATTTTCAAACTATTTGCAAAAGCGGATGAATTCGGGTATAAAAACCTTGGTATTTGTTATTGGCGGACCGTATGGTTTCTCTGAGAACATTTACGCGAAAGCGCAGGGAAAAATATCTTTGTCCAAAATGACCTTTTCACACCAAATGGTGCGTTTATTTGTCGTAGAGCAATTGTACAGAGCGTTTACAATTTTGCGAAATGAACCGTATCATCATCGATAA
- a CDS encoding DUF2147 domain-containing protein gives MKSTAIWIIGVLFSMQLCVAQSVVGKWKTIDDETGEAKSIVEIYQQNGKIYGKVVDIIDASKRDGLCEKCKDSRKNKPVLGMEIIDGLTKDDDEYSDGKILDPEKGKEYKCKIWLDEDNEDKLYVRGYVAFFYRTQHWYRVE, from the coding sequence ATGAAATCAACAGCAATTTGGATTATTGGAGTACTTTTTTCGATGCAATTGTGTGTAGCGCAAAGCGTTGTTGGAAAATGGAAAACCATTGACGATGAAACGGGCGAAGCCAAATCAATTGTAGAAATTTACCAGCAAAACGGTAAAATATACGGAAAAGTTGTAGATATTATAGATGCTTCAAAACGTGATGGATTGTGCGAAAAATGTAAAGATAGTCGTAAAAACAAGCCTGTTTTAGGAATGGAAATCATTGACGGACTCACAAAAGACGATGATGAATATTCGGATGGAAAAATTCTTGATCCTGAAAAAGGAAAAGAATACAAATGTAAAATCTGGCTCGATGAAGACAATGAAGACAAACTCTATGTGCGTGGATATGTTGCGTTTTTTTACCGAACTCAACATTGGTATCGCGTAGAATAA
- a CDS encoding YihY/virulence factor BrkB family protein, protein MSKDIEDKLDKIPIINILVMLLKKVKLPGLEGLSLYDLLEMYIVGIINGTLTARAGAIAFSFFMAIFPSLLFFLNLLPFVPIENFQADFINTITSFLPEESGVFLNEIIVDIVKNKRGGLLSSTFFLSIFLMANGVGAIFAGFENSYYIQKKRNFFRQYLIALGIGIMLALLLIFTIAVLGYVEIYIPYLTGQGGNSSTELGISIAQFFFLISMVYIGTAILYYFGTHQGRRATFFSPGALLTTILIVVTSYLFGIYIANFSQYNELYGSIGALLILMLYIWLNANILLLGFELNAAIDMLKMKNDTT, encoded by the coding sequence ATGTCCAAAGACATCGAAGACAAACTTGACAAAATTCCCATCATCAACATCTTGGTGATGTTGCTCAAAAAGGTAAAACTTCCGGGACTCGAAGGTTTGTCGCTCTATGATTTGTTAGAAATGTACATTGTAGGAATCATCAATGGAACACTTACAGCGCGTGCTGGCGCTATTGCTTTTAGTTTTTTTATGGCAATATTTCCATCGTTACTATTCTTTCTAAACTTACTTCCGTTTGTTCCTATCGAAAACTTTCAAGCAGATTTTATCAACACGATTACTTCCTTTTTACCAGAAGAATCAGGAGTTTTTTTAAATGAAATCATTGTAGACATTGTAAAAAATAAACGTGGCGGATTGCTTTCTTCCACATTTTTTCTCTCTATATTCTTAATGGCGAATGGTGTAGGCGCTATTTTTGCAGGGTTTGAAAACTCGTATTACATTCAAAAAAAGCGAAACTTTTTCAGGCAATATCTCATCGCATTAGGCATCGGAATCATGTTGGCACTATTATTGATTTTTACCATTGCTGTATTAGGATACGTAGAAATATACATACCATACTTAACAGGACAAGGAGGAAACTCAAGTACAGAACTCGGCATTAGCATTGCACAATTCTTCTTCTTAATTTCGATGGTATACATAGGAACAGCGATCTTGTATTATTTTGGAACACATCAAGGAAGAAGAGCAACATTCTTTTCTCCAGGCGCGTTACTGACTACGATACTAATTGTAGTTACTTCGTACCTTTTCGGAATATACATTGCCAATTTTTCCCAGTACAATGAACTATATGGTTCTATAGGAGCTTTGCTTATACTCATGTTATATATTTGGCTGAACGCGAATATATTACTCTTAGGATTTGAATTAAATGCTGCTATAGACATGTTAAAAATGAAAAATGACACTACCTAA
- a CDS encoding VOC family protein, producing the protein MVNWFEIPVTNMERAQKFYETVFKVSIKVQNLGGLLYGWFPPKPAAENSTGALIQYESYIPSTTDGVLVYFSSEDVDEELAIIPKAGGTVVQGKTQISPDTGYMAVFIDSEGNRIALFSKN; encoded by the coding sequence ATGGTAAACTGGTTTGAAATTCCGGTAACGAATATGGAGCGCGCTCAAAAATTTTATGAAACTGTGTTCAAAGTATCTATCAAAGTTCAAAACCTTGGTGGCTTGTTGTATGGTTGGTTTCCACCAAAACCTGCTGCGGAAAATAGTACAGGCGCGTTGATACAATATGAATCGTACATTCCAAGTACAACTGACGGAGTTTTGGTATATTTTTCTTCCGAAGATGTGGATGAAGAATTAGCAATCATTCCAAAAGCTGGAGGAACAGTTGTGCAAGGGAAAACACAGATTTCACCTGATACTGGCTATATGGCAGTTTTTATAGATTCGGAAGGCAACAGAATTGCGTTGTTTTCGAAAAATTAG
- the nadC gene encoding carboxylating nicotinate-nucleotide diphosphorylase, translating into MISEAQFQKELELIISNAIREDVGTGDHSSLACIPATAEGKAKLLVKDEGIIAGIEFAKMVFNYVDADMNVETLIEDGSSVKYGDIAFYVTGKSQSILKAERLVLNAMQRMSAIATKTNMFVKLLEGTGTKILDTRKTTPGIRALEKWAVKIGGGVNHRFALYDMIMLKDNHIDFCGGITQAITKTKNYLQENELDLKIIVEARNLEEIAEILQTEGVYRILIDNFNYEDTRKAVKMIGEQCLTESSGGINEKTIREYALCGVNYISSGALTHSVYNLDLSLKAVE; encoded by the coding sequence ATGATTTCAGAAGCGCAATTTCAAAAAGAATTAGAATTAATTATCTCCAATGCTATTCGTGAAGATGTCGGTACAGGCGATCACAGTTCATTAGCATGCATTCCAGCTACAGCAGAAGGAAAAGCGAAACTATTAGTAAAAGATGAAGGAATTATTGCAGGAATTGAATTCGCCAAAATGGTGTTCAATTACGTGGATGCAGACATGAACGTAGAAACCTTGATTGAAGATGGAAGTTCGGTAAAATATGGTGATATTGCGTTTTATGTTACAGGAAAATCACAATCCATTCTTAAAGCAGAACGTTTGGTGTTGAATGCTATGCAACGCATGAGCGCCATTGCGACAAAAACGAATATGTTTGTGAAATTGCTAGAAGGAACAGGCACCAAAATTCTCGATACCCGAAAAACTACGCCAGGCATTAGAGCATTGGAAAAATGGGCTGTAAAAATTGGCGGCGGCGTCAATCACCGTTTTGCATTGTATGATATGATCATGCTAAAAGACAATCATATTGATTTTTGTGGCGGAATTACGCAAGCAATTACCAAAACGAAGAATTACTTACAAGAAAACGAGCTGGATTTAAAAATCATTGTGGAAGCGCGTAACTTGGAAGAAATTGCTGAAATATTACAAACAGAAGGTGTGTACAGAATTTTGATTGATAACTTTAATTATGAAGATACACGAAAAGCCGTGAAAATGATTGGCGAGCAATGTTTGACGGAATCTTCAGGTGGCATCAACGAAAAAACCATTCGCGAATACGCACTTTGTGGTGTCAATTATATCTCATCTGGCGCATTGACACATTCTGTATACAATTTAGATTTAAGTCTAAAAGCCGTAGAATAA